The following coding sequences lie in one Thalassoglobus polymorphus genomic window:
- the ftsH gene encoding ATP-dependent zinc metalloprotease FtsH has protein sequence MNATPPDESGNEPRKKSKNEKSSGATFWYLLIGSIVLVIAWSWVNEQSSATDISFGKLISKVKSGEYHKDNVFGLRLGTQYITFQDQPLKKLNLDGKKAEEESKDAKTETEEKVAETEKQESGDKDSKLEDAKPEQKFTTRYRVPVGGIPDEDRAALTNLLEEKGIDYNGAAPRTEWGTLVYILLMATLLIIFILFLKRMGGPGQAMSFGRSRGRLMAEDDVKITFDDVAGIEEAVGELREIVEFLRTPGKYQALGGRIPRGVLLVGPPGTGKTMLAKAVAGEAGVPFFSLSGSDFVEMFVGVGAARVRDMFAQAVQKSPSIIFIDELDALGKTRGSGMQGGHDEREQTLNALLVEMDGFSSDQSVIVMGATNRPETLDPALMRPGRFDRHVLVDRPDYKGREAILRVHTQKIKMDDDVDLGRIAKLTPGFVGADLANLVNEAALLAARGNKSAASMHEFEEGIERVVAGLEKSSRLIHEDEKQRVAYHESGHALVAMTLPQTDPVHKISIIPRGFGALGYILQRPEDDRYLVTETELTNRICVALGGIAAEEIIFEETSSGPQNDLERATELARRMVMEFGMSPKLGRVNYRESKRSPFLNGAPQGGADFIHSEQTLREIDLEIRRMIDACMETAREIVTSKRDVLEYMTQELLKKEVMNADELKAIMDKFRKGPELKPGTSLAKRSSEQSVSKEESDNLKQGTDE, from the coding sequence ATGAACGCAACCCCACCGGATGAATCAGGGAATGAGCCTCGCAAAAAATCGAAGAACGAGAAAAGTTCTGGGGCAACATTCTGGTACTTGTTAATCGGCAGTATCGTTCTAGTGATCGCCTGGTCCTGGGTGAATGAGCAATCTTCGGCAACCGATATCTCTTTCGGCAAGCTCATTAGCAAAGTGAAGTCCGGCGAGTACCACAAAGATAACGTCTTTGGTCTAAGACTCGGCACGCAGTACATCACATTTCAGGATCAACCACTCAAAAAACTGAACCTTGATGGAAAGAAGGCAGAGGAAGAATCCAAGGACGCAAAAACCGAGACAGAAGAGAAGGTCGCGGAAACCGAGAAGCAAGAGTCCGGCGATAAAGATTCAAAGCTGGAAGATGCGAAACCGGAACAGAAATTCACGACCCGGTATCGTGTCCCTGTCGGTGGGATTCCTGATGAAGATCGAGCCGCCTTGACCAATCTGCTTGAAGAAAAAGGAATCGACTACAACGGCGCAGCCCCGCGAACAGAGTGGGGAACTCTCGTATACATCCTGCTGATGGCGACGTTATTGATTATCTTTATCCTGTTCCTGAAGCGAATGGGTGGCCCCGGACAGGCAATGTCGTTTGGCCGCAGTCGCGGACGTTTAATGGCCGAGGATGATGTCAAAATCACATTCGATGACGTCGCTGGTATCGAAGAAGCAGTCGGTGAACTGCGAGAGATCGTTGAGTTTCTGCGGACGCCTGGAAAGTATCAGGCGTTGGGTGGGCGAATTCCGCGAGGCGTGCTTCTTGTGGGACCTCCGGGAACCGGAAAAACGATGCTCGCGAAAGCTGTCGCGGGTGAAGCGGGTGTCCCATTTTTCAGCCTGTCGGGATCAGACTTTGTAGAAATGTTTGTGGGTGTCGGAGCTGCTCGAGTACGCGATATGTTCGCCCAAGCCGTTCAAAAGTCTCCCAGTATCATTTTTATCGATGAGCTTGACGCACTCGGCAAAACGCGCGGGAGCGGAATGCAGGGAGGGCATGATGAACGTGAACAAACATTGAACGCTTTACTTGTAGAAATGGATGGCTTCTCGTCTGATCAAAGTGTAATTGTGATGGGAGCCACGAATCGGCCCGAAACGCTGGACCCCGCACTGATGCGACCAGGGCGATTCGACCGGCACGTCCTTGTCGACCGTCCAGACTACAAAGGCCGTGAGGCGATTCTTCGCGTTCATACTCAAAAGATCAAAATGGATGACGACGTCGATCTCGGACGGATCGCAAAGTTAACTCCTGGATTTGTCGGAGCCGATCTCGCAAACCTTGTGAACGAGGCCGCCTTACTGGCTGCTCGTGGGAACAAAAGTGCAGCCTCGATGCACGAGTTCGAAGAAGGGATTGAGCGTGTCGTCGCCGGGCTTGAGAAGTCGTCCCGGCTCATTCACGAAGACGAAAAACAGCGAGTTGCATACCACGAATCAGGACATGCACTCGTCGCAATGACGCTTCCACAAACTGATCCGGTTCACAAAATCTCCATTATCCCGCGTGGATTTGGCGCGTTGGGTTATATTCTGCAACGACCAGAAGATGACCGCTATCTGGTCACTGAAACGGAACTCACAAATCGAATTTGCGTGGCTCTGGGCGGAATCGCGGCTGAAGAAATCATCTTCGAAGAAACCTCATCAGGTCCACAAAATGACCTTGAGCGGGCCACCGAGTTGGCACGCCGTATGGTCATGGAATTCGGCATGAGTCCAAAACTTGGGCGCGTCAATTACCGCGAATCAAAACGCTCACCTTTCTTGAATGGAGCTCCCCAAGGTGGCGCGGACTTCATTCACAGTGAGCAGACTCTTCGGGAGATCGATCTTGAGATTCGCCGAATGATTGATGCCTGCATGGAAACAGCCCGAGAAATCGTAACTTCAAAACGCGATGTTCTGGAGTACATGACTCAGGAACTCCTCAAGAAAGAAGTCATGAATGCAGACGAACTCAAAGCCATCATGGACAAATTCCGCAAAGGTCCGGAACTCAAGCCGGGGACGTCACTCGCCAAACGCTCTTCCGAACAATCTGTGAGCAAAGAGGAATCAGACAATCTCAAACAGGGGACGGACGAATAA
- a CDS encoding c-type cytochrome domain-containing protein has protein sequence MKSIVAAFCVLCFVNAPAFSEADQATDQNTKQGSEQGTADAAGTVSYEKDVAPVFRKYCAGCHNDQESEGEFSLESYASLSKGTENGPAFLAKNPESSKIYRLMTGVADPKMPPEDEPAPTQEEIAKIQLWIEQGAKGPQGATPDPLALQVPTIESKTDRRPITAMDWSANGDARAIARYGEVEISRELITKFIDDDNKVREWLPVAKLNDFPGKVNSVHFCLGGSKVITSSGVAGLGGVATLWEWPLEKKLREFKGHRDIMFDAEVSPDGKILATCSYDKTILLWDIQTGEKRLELTGHNGAVYDLEFTPDSQLLVSASADSTCKVWRVSDGLRLDTLGQPHKEQYAVTISPDGRFVAAGGADNRIRVWQLISRKSPQINPILFSRFAHEGPIVNLSYTSDGKHLVSVAEDKTIKVWETKNYTETQLIKNQPEVAMAMAIAPDDKKFITGRLDGTVEVFEISKQKPEGKAPTTKEVISPKTPMPQTAPKTVMEQEPNQTAQTAQTVALPVAIQGVTHLADQKSDADCFKFSANAGEEWVFEVNAAQSKSDLDSFIDILTPEGEPVQRLILQAVRDSYFTFRGKTADQTTDFRIFNWKEMELNEYLYANGEVVKLWLYPRGPDSGFNVYPGTGKRWGYFDTTPLAHALGEPCYIVEPHPPGTELIPNGLPEFKVFYQNDDDAHRKLGKDSKLFFTAPQSGEYVVRLRDVRGINGENFKYTLTIRPRKPDFSVTLLDKSPTIAAGGTREIRLTADRLDNFEGPIEVNFTGVPEGYSVTSPITIEPGQISARGVIHASADAKPLASDAIKDLKVVATTQIDDRPLEHVIAGFTELKVDAKPKLSLEIVAAKEGAQPVNAPENGPLEFEIRPGETIMLQVNAKRLNFKGEISFGKEEAGRNLPHGVFVDNIGLNGLLLLSDQSQREFFITAANWVPEQSRLFHLTSPAAGGHATQPVMLHIRHDSRSSVTKTK, from the coding sequence ATGAAAAGTATTGTCGCTGCATTTTGTGTCCTCTGCTTCGTGAATGCACCTGCATTCTCCGAAGCAGATCAGGCCACAGATCAAAACACAAAACAAGGCAGTGAGCAAGGGACTGCAGATGCAGCAGGTACAGTGAGCTACGAAAAGGATGTTGCTCCTGTCTTTCGAAAGTACTGTGCAGGCTGTCACAACGACCAAGAGAGTGAAGGAGAATTCTCGCTGGAATCCTACGCTTCGTTGTCGAAAGGAACTGAGAATGGCCCGGCATTTCTCGCGAAGAACCCGGAAAGCAGCAAGATCTACCGGCTGATGACAGGTGTTGCTGATCCGAAGATGCCTCCCGAAGACGAGCCTGCCCCAACCCAGGAAGAAATCGCGAAAATTCAACTCTGGATTGAACAAGGGGCGAAAGGACCGCAGGGGGCGACTCCAGACCCACTCGCATTACAGGTACCGACTATCGAATCAAAGACCGATCGACGCCCAATCACGGCGATGGACTGGTCAGCGAATGGAGATGCTCGCGCAATTGCCAGATACGGCGAAGTCGAAATTTCACGTGAACTCATCACGAAATTCATCGACGATGACAACAAAGTTCGTGAGTGGCTTCCAGTCGCAAAACTCAATGACTTTCCCGGGAAAGTGAACTCGGTGCATTTTTGCCTGGGCGGCAGCAAGGTGATCACGTCATCTGGAGTCGCTGGGCTGGGCGGAGTCGCAACGCTCTGGGAGTGGCCTTTGGAGAAGAAACTCCGGGAATTCAAAGGACATCGGGATATCATGTTCGATGCCGAGGTCTCTCCTGATGGAAAGATTCTGGCGACTTGCAGCTACGACAAAACAATCCTCCTCTGGGACATTCAGACAGGTGAGAAACGACTCGAACTGACCGGGCACAATGGAGCCGTTTACGATCTTGAATTCACACCCGACAGCCAACTTCTTGTCTCTGCCAGTGCGGACTCAACATGCAAAGTGTGGCGTGTCAGCGATGGCCTGCGGCTTGACACTCTCGGTCAACCACATAAAGAGCAGTACGCCGTAACAATCTCACCTGACGGTCGATTTGTGGCTGCGGGTGGTGCAGACAATCGGATTCGAGTCTGGCAACTGATCTCTCGAAAGTCGCCGCAAATCAACCCGATTTTGTTTTCACGATTCGCACATGAAGGCCCCATCGTCAACCTCTCCTACACGTCTGATGGAAAGCATCTCGTTTCAGTCGCAGAAGATAAAACAATCAAAGTCTGGGAAACCAAAAACTATACTGAAACACAACTGATTAAGAATCAACCTGAAGTTGCAATGGCGATGGCCATCGCTCCGGACGACAAGAAATTTATCACCGGTCGGCTTGATGGAACGGTTGAAGTTTTTGAGATTTCAAAACAAAAGCCTGAAGGAAAAGCTCCAACAACCAAAGAGGTGATTTCGCCGAAAACTCCAATGCCCCAAACGGCCCCGAAAACAGTCATGGAGCAAGAGCCGAACCAGACGGCTCAAACGGCCCAAACAGTGGCTCTCCCGGTCGCAATTCAAGGTGTCACGCATCTGGCAGACCAGAAAAGCGATGCAGACTGCTTCAAATTTTCTGCAAATGCGGGTGAAGAATGGGTCTTTGAAGTGAACGCAGCTCAGTCAAAATCGGACCTGGATTCCTTCATCGACATCCTGACCCCCGAAGGGGAGCCAGTACAACGACTGATACTGCAAGCTGTCCGAGACAGTTACTTCACATTCCGAGGAAAGACTGCCGATCAAACGACCGACTTCCGGATCTTCAACTGGAAGGAAATGGAACTCAACGAGTACCTTTACGCGAACGGCGAAGTGGTCAAGCTGTGGTTGTATCCACGTGGACCAGATTCCGGATTCAATGTCTATCCCGGAACCGGAAAGCGCTGGGGATACTTCGACACAACACCCTTGGCACATGCACTAGGTGAGCCTTGCTATATCGTTGAACCACACCCGCCCGGGACGGAACTGATCCCGAATGGACTTCCGGAGTTCAAAGTCTTCTACCAAAACGATGACGACGCACATCGGAAATTGGGCAAAGATTCGAAACTCTTTTTCACTGCTCCTCAAAGTGGTGAGTATGTTGTCCGTCTTCGCGATGTACGCGGAATCAATGGCGAGAACTTCAAGTACACGCTCACAATTCGACCACGGAAGCCAGATTTTTCAGTCACGCTGCTTGATAAATCTCCTACGATCGCTGCTGGCGGAACAAGAGAGATTCGACTGACAGCGGATCGCCTCGACAACTTTGAAGGTCCTATCGAGGTGAATTTCACCGGCGTTCCCGAGGGTTACTCCGTCACCTCACCAATTACGATTGAACCGGGACAAATCTCAGCTCGCGGTGTCATCCATGCTAGTGCCGATGCAAAGCCGCTCGCTTCTGATGCAATCAAAGATCTGAAAGTTGTCGCGACCACACAAATTGACGACAGGCCACTTGAACATGTCATTGCTGGCTTTACAGAACTGAAAGTGGATGCAAAACCGAAACTCTCACTTGAAATCGTCGCTGCCAAGGAGGGAGCACAGCCAGTGAACGCCCCGGAAAATGGACCGCTTGAGTTCGAAATTCGACCGGGCGAAACCATTATGCTTCAGGTCAACGCCAAACGCCTCAACTTCAAGGGAGAAATCTCTTTTGGAAAAGAAGAAGCAGGGCGGAATCTGCCGCATGGAGTCTTTGTCGACAACATCGGTTTGAACGGGTTGCTACTTCTCAGCGACCAAAGTCAGCGCGAATTCTTTATCACCGCAGCGAATTGGGTTCCAGAGCAATCTCGGCTATTCCATTTGACCTCTCCTGCTGCTGGGGGACATGCAACTCAACCGGTGATGCTCCATATTCGGCATGACTCAAGATCGAGTGTCACAAAAACAAAATAG
- a CDS encoding response regulator, with amino-acid sequence MTKKVLDVGNCNPDHSSLTRLLKQNFEVDVLRAHGMRDTLDLLKSGDVDLVLVNRVMDRDGASGLEIIQKMKSNPELAAVPVMMITNYEDAQQSAIEAGAEPGFGKSALTLQSTLDKLEPFLEE; translated from the coding sequence ATGACCAAGAAAGTTCTTGACGTCGGAAATTGCAATCCGGACCACTCGTCTCTGACACGTTTATTGAAGCAAAATTTTGAAGTTGATGTCCTGAGAGCTCATGGAATGCGGGATACGCTCGACCTCCTGAAGAGTGGAGACGTCGACTTAGTCCTCGTCAATCGCGTGATGGATCGAGATGGCGCTTCGGGATTGGAGATCATTCAAAAAATGAAAAGCAATCCTGAACTGGCTGCTGTTCCAGTGATGATGATCACGAATTACGAAGATGCCCAGCAATCCGCGATAGAAGCTGGTGCTGAACCCGGTTTTGGAAAATCGGCACTCACACTGCAATCAACGCTTGATAAACTGGAACCGTTTTTGGAAGAGTAA
- a CDS encoding PEP-CTERM sorting domain-containing protein — translation MSASLLRFAFLPAVALATIVPSWNNISHAGVISGESSAYGVELNLGISVGEISVITAGLGPFSTSSGTAPVAYNIFNDDDSASALGALDVGGALGTVNFISLDTGLLETTSVSNVDGGLGGRSTTASASVNDVSLSILSLVGVDPAITAETFISLEATAVESDAAVSGDFNALSESGSTTIAGVGGVGETQAVLSVLGVEFVLDASAPANTLISIDSTVSGLASLQGSISVILNEQLYSGDSLSSRSIDVNAIHVTFSDVGVNLGALGIGLLNGDVIISHSEAQMSALDTSSAVPEPSSFVLLGIAALGALSRLVFRRRKQSSEQLAS, via the coding sequence ATGTCAGCGTCACTTCTGCGGTTTGCTTTTCTTCCAGCAGTCGCACTCGCGACAATCGTACCAAGTTGGAACAACATTTCTCACGCAGGTGTTATCTCTGGAGAAAGCTCAGCCTATGGGGTTGAGCTCAACTTGGGAATTTCTGTTGGTGAAATCTCAGTCATTACTGCGGGATTAGGACCATTCTCAACTTCTTCCGGGACGGCACCAGTTGCTTACAATATCTTTAACGACGACGACTCAGCAAGCGCTCTCGGAGCCTTAGATGTCGGCGGAGCCTTGGGAACAGTGAACTTCATTTCATTGGATACAGGATTACTCGAAACAACTTCAGTATCAAACGTTGATGGGGGACTCGGGGGGCGATCAACGACCGCGAGTGCAAGCGTCAACGATGTGTCATTGTCCATTTTATCACTCGTAGGAGTTGACCCTGCTATTACCGCAGAAACGTTTATCTCTCTGGAAGCGACAGCCGTTGAATCGGATGCTGCTGTCTCGGGCGACTTCAATGCACTCTCAGAGAGCGGTTCCACAACAATTGCTGGAGTTGGCGGAGTGGGTGAAACTCAAGCAGTCCTTTCTGTTTTAGGTGTGGAATTTGTACTCGATGCGTCTGCTCCAGCAAATACCCTCATCTCTATAGACAGCACGGTCTCAGGCTTGGCGAGTCTCCAAGGTTCTATCTCAGTCATCTTGAATGAACAACTCTACTCCGGCGATTCGCTGAGTTCACGAAGCATCGATGTGAACGCGATTCACGTGACATTTTCCGATGTGGGAGTAAATTTGGGTGCGTTAGGCATCGGACTTTTGAATGGAGACGTCATTATCTCACATTCAGAGGCTCAAATGTCAGCACTCGATACCAGCTCAGCTGTTCCTGAACCAAGTTCGTTCGTACTCCTCGGGATCGCTGCCCTCGGAGCTTTATCCCGACTCGTTTTCCGTCGAAGAAAGCAAAGCAGCGAACAGTTGGCAAGTTAA
- a CDS encoding DUF6985 domain-containing protein: protein MAKTTNHPAFGRLVPDDLGEDLMCFRKFSSMEIFWHPDSKKQLQDLEPKHRDLVKKWEQQPGELPQICRNFDVLAALQSLGVYEVGVSQSEEKEAAIPSPAQVTAWEIFIANEKEICERICDAILRYYLNLRKTEPQWFEEEDDCPASPESIEDLTSCIRFDGMNLSPETIPGLSSISFGWEVDWDMEHGLQMILHEGQPIAIGNDLYSPEDILTEANFQREIFTEEEQAAYQNFANLVETSH from the coding sequence ATGGCAAAAACCACTAACCACCCCGCATTTGGACGCTTGGTTCCTGATGATTTAGGGGAAGACTTAATGTGCTTCCGAAAGTTTTCCTCAATGGAAATCTTTTGGCATCCTGACAGCAAAAAACAGTTGCAGGACCTTGAACCGAAACATCGCGATCTCGTCAAAAAATGGGAACAACAGCCCGGCGAATTACCGCAGATCTGTCGCAACTTTGACGTCCTCGCTGCACTTCAGTCTTTGGGAGTTTATGAAGTCGGAGTTAGCCAATCGGAAGAGAAAGAGGCAGCAATTCCATCGCCTGCGCAGGTGACAGCTTGGGAAATTTTTATTGCGAATGAAAAAGAAATTTGCGAGCGAATCTGCGACGCCATTTTACGGTATTACCTCAACCTGCGGAAAACCGAACCGCAATGGTTTGAGGAGGAAGACGATTGTCCGGCATCTCCGGAATCGATTGAAGACCTCACCAGCTGCATCCGCTTTGATGGCATGAACCTCAGTCCGGAAACAATTCCGGGGTTGTCCTCGATCTCTTTCGGCTGGGAAGTCGACTGGGACATGGAACATGGCCTGCAAATGATCCTCCATGAAGGACAGCCCATCGCTATCGGCAACGACCTCTATTCTCCTGAAGACATCCTCACAGAAGCGAACTTCCAAAGAGAGATTTTCACTGAGGAAGAGCAGGCCGCATATCAAAACTTCGCAAACCTGGTAGAAACTTCTCACTAG
- the aspS gene encoding aspartate--tRNA ligase, with protein MLRTATCGELRADHVGQTVTLCGWADKYRDHGGVVFVDLRDRYGITQIAFRMEESSETQKLAASIRHEDVIQVTGEVVSRGDENKNPKLATGDIEVRTNDLKILNRSLTPPFEPRGEHLANEELRLQYRFIDLRRPALQEMMKVRHQLTTSVRNYFDELGFLDIETPILGRSSPEGARDYLVPSRVHEASFYALPQSPQLFKQILMVAGYDRYYQIARCFRDEDLRADRQPEFTQIDIEMSFVDLEDILSTIDGLLARMVKDVRGTELKTPLPRYTHAEVMERYGTDKPDLRFGMELTDISDLVAESGFGVFKNTVGSGGKVRGLCVKGAADKYSRRILDNDMKKIVGEHGAKGLAYFKVVGNGLESSIAKFFNEDEQKAIVERMGGEDGDLLVYVADKYEVTCAALAALRNHLAKDLELYDPKELNCAWVVEFPLVTRNEEENRWDAEHHPFCAVHPDDLEYFESDPSRIRALSYDLVCNGYEAASGSIRIHDPAVQQKIFDLLNIEAEEAERRFGFLLQALRYGAPPHGGIALGLDRWVMMFMGTDNIRDVIAFPKTQKASDLMMGAPSTVDDHQLRDLHIKVDLPE; from the coding sequence GTGTTACGTACTGCGACTTGTGGAGAACTTCGTGCCGACCATGTTGGACAAACAGTCACACTATGCGGTTGGGCCGATAAATACCGTGACCATGGCGGAGTTGTGTTTGTCGATTTGCGAGATCGTTACGGCATCACTCAAATCGCATTTCGCATGGAGGAATCGAGCGAGACCCAAAAACTCGCTGCCAGCATTCGTCACGAAGATGTCATCCAGGTGACCGGGGAAGTCGTCAGCCGTGGAGACGAAAACAAGAACCCCAAACTGGCGACGGGGGACATTGAGGTTCGCACAAACGACTTGAAGATCCTCAATCGCAGCTTGACGCCCCCGTTCGAGCCGCGTGGCGAGCACTTGGCAAATGAAGAGCTGCGTTTGCAATACCGGTTCATTGATCTCCGACGCCCAGCGCTTCAGGAGATGATGAAAGTTCGTCACCAGCTGACGACCTCGGTCAGAAACTATTTTGACGAACTCGGTTTCCTCGATATCGAAACGCCGATCCTCGGTCGCAGCTCACCTGAAGGAGCACGTGATTATCTTGTGCCGTCGCGAGTTCATGAAGCCAGTTTCTATGCTCTTCCGCAATCTCCGCAACTGTTCAAGCAAATCCTGATGGTCGCCGGATATGATCGGTACTACCAGATTGCACGATGTTTCCGTGATGAAGACTTGCGAGCAGATCGTCAGCCGGAGTTTACGCAGATCGATATCGAAATGTCATTCGTCGATTTGGAAGACATTCTCAGCACGATCGATGGGCTGCTTGCCAGAATGGTCAAAGATGTTCGCGGAACTGAACTCAAAACACCGCTTCCACGATACACACATGCGGAAGTGATGGAACGTTACGGGACCGACAAGCCAGACCTGCGCTTCGGCATGGAACTCACGGACATTTCCGACCTCGTCGCAGAGAGCGGATTCGGTGTCTTCAAAAACACTGTCGGCAGTGGCGGCAAGGTTCGTGGATTGTGCGTCAAAGGAGCAGCGGACAAATACTCACGACGAATTCTCGACAACGATATGAAGAAGATTGTCGGCGAACACGGAGCTAAAGGTCTCGCCTACTTCAAAGTGGTTGGGAATGGACTTGAATCTTCGATCGCCAAGTTCTTCAATGAGGACGAGCAGAAGGCGATCGTGGAGCGAATGGGGGGCGAAGATGGCGACCTGTTGGTTTACGTCGCTGACAAGTACGAAGTGACTTGTGCCGCACTCGCTGCGCTTCGGAACCATCTTGCGAAAGACCTCGAACTTTACGATCCCAAAGAATTGAACTGTGCCTGGGTCGTCGAGTTCCCGTTGGTAACACGGAACGAAGAGGAAAACCGTTGGGACGCAGAGCATCATCCATTCTGTGCAGTCCACCCGGATGACCTCGAATACTTCGAGAGTGATCCTTCCAGGATTCGGGCGTTGTCCTACGACCTTGTTTGCAACGGCTACGAAGCTGCCAGTGGAAGTATTCGTATTCATGATCCTGCAGTTCAGCAGAAAATTTTCGACCTCCTCAACATCGAGGCGGAAGAAGCTGAACGTCGATTCGGGTTCCTGCTGCAAGCCCTTCGATACGGAGCTCCACCACACGGTGGAATTGCTCTCGGATTGGACCGTTGGGTGATGATGTTCATGGGAACCGACAACATTCGCGACGTCATTGCCTTCCCGAAAACTCAAAAGGCATCCGACTTGATGATGGGGGCTCCATCAACTGTCGACGACCATCAGCTGCGAGATTTGCATATCAAGGTCGACTTGCCAGAGTAG
- a CDS encoding alkaline phosphatase, whose amino-acid sequence MPRIFLLLTFASLLIPQANADHIFDLQTNAIKDGKAEFGHWGWEKDEYMLWGTHSNRLIPVYTFGTLNSGEGIHLQSYVGKNSLYRSEKKLADLYGQVPEGTLNPKAEYMDQTDVFRIQKAALKAGKKNIILVVFDGMDWQTTQSASIIKLNKIAYESGRGTGFHFQDYEADGTTQFTTMVTAPYIDKVKIDVDEQTISEDPNSFRGGYAYEFAGAQAWETPAEPEYLLGRKTKTAPRQPYTDSASSAVSMTAGIKTYNAAINIDHNGKMVDTIAHMAQKEGYKVGVVTSVPISHATPASAYSHNVKRHDYQDLTNDLLGVKSVNHPEQPLPGVDVLIGAGYGEVRSKDSGQGKNFVEGNAYLTAQTLSEIDFRNGGKYVVAIRQQGVDGAEQLKGKAEEAIARESRLFGFFGVKGGHLPYQTADGDFQPAIGRKKTAEKYSKADLRENPTLSEMTEAALSVLEKNEKGFWLMVEAGDVDWANHDNNIDNSAGAVMSGDAAVKVVTDWVEKNSSWDETVMIVTADHGHFLVLEKPELLVSPAE is encoded by the coding sequence ATGCCCCGTATCTTCCTGTTGCTGACGTTTGCATCGCTGCTGATTCCACAAGCGAATGCCGACCACATATTTGACTTGCAAACCAACGCCATCAAAGATGGGAAAGCAGAGTTTGGTCACTGGGGATGGGAAAAAGATGAATACATGCTCTGGGGGACCCATTCCAATCGGCTCATCCCCGTGTACACCTTCGGGACACTCAATTCTGGAGAGGGGATTCACCTGCAATCCTATGTGGGGAAAAATAGTCTCTATCGTTCTGAAAAGAAGCTGGCAGATCTTTACGGGCAGGTTCCAGAAGGAACATTGAATCCCAAGGCAGAATATATGGACCAGACTGACGTGTTCCGGATTCAGAAAGCGGCACTCAAGGCTGGCAAGAAGAACATCATCCTTGTGGTCTTCGACGGAATGGACTGGCAGACAACGCAATCTGCCAGCATCATTAAACTGAATAAAATCGCGTATGAATCGGGACGCGGAACCGGGTTCCATTTTCAAGATTATGAGGCAGACGGAACGACGCAGTTCACAACGATGGTAACAGCACCCTACATTGATAAAGTCAAAATCGATGTTGATGAACAGACCATTTCCGAAGACCCAAATTCTTTTCGTGGCGGCTATGCCTACGAATTTGCAGGAGCCCAAGCTTGGGAAACTCCAGCAGAGCCAGAATATCTCTTGGGGCGGAAGACAAAAACGGCTCCACGTCAGCCATACACAGACTCTGCCAGTTCCGCCGTCAGCATGACTGCTGGAATCAAAACTTATAACGCTGCGATCAACATTGACCACAACGGGAAGATGGTCGACACAATTGCTCATATGGCACAAAAAGAAGGTTACAAAGTCGGTGTTGTTACGAGTGTTCCAATCAGCCATGCCACTCCAGCATCTGCATATTCACACAATGTCAAGCGACACGATTATCAAGACTTGACGAACGATCTTCTTGGAGTGAAGTCGGTCAATCATCCAGAGCAACCGCTTCCGGGTGTGGATGTTCTGATCGGAGCAGGATACGGAGAAGTTCGCAGCAAGGACTCCGGGCAAGGGAAAAACTTTGTTGAAGGAAACGCGTACCTGACAGCTCAAACGCTGAGCGAAATCGATTTCCGCAACGGAGGAAAGTACGTCGTCGCAATTCGTCAGCAAGGTGTTGATGGAGCCGAGCAACTCAAAGGAAAAGCGGAAGAAGCCATCGCCAGGGAGAGTCGTCTCTTTGGCTTTTTCGGAGTCAAGGGTGGGCACTTGCCGTATCAAACAGCTGATGGCGACTTTCAACCAGCTATTGGACGTAAGAAAACAGCTGAGAAATACAGTAAGGCGGATTTGAGAGAGAATCCAACCCTGAGTGAGATGACCGAAGCTGCTCTCTCTGTTCTGGAGAAAAATGAAAAAGGCTTCTGGTTGATGGTTGAAGCAGGAGATGTCGACTGGGCGAATCACGACAACAACATCGACAACTCTGCCGGCGCAGTGATGAGTGGAGATGCAGCGGTCAAAGTGGTCACAGACTGGGTTGAGAAAAACAGCTCCTGGGACGAGACCGTGATGATCGTGACAGCTGACCATGGTCACTTTCTGGTCCTGGAGAAGCCAGAATTGCTGGTTTCACCTGCGGAATAA